A window of Hymenobacter siberiensis genomic DNA:
GTGCCGCCATAGGCATCGGTGCGCTGGTTGCTCAGCGGCGACAGAAACTCGTGCAGTAGGTAGCCGTGGGCTGCATGCAGTTCAATCACCTTGAAGCCTGCCGTGAGTGCCCGTTGGGCGGCGGCGCGGAAATCGGCAATCACCTTCTGAATACCGGCCGCGTCGAGGGCCGTGGGCACCGGATAATTGTCGTTGAACGCGGTGTCGCTGGGGCCGACTACCGGCCAGCCGCCATCGCTTTCGGGCACCACGCCCTCGCCCGACCACGGCCGGTAGGTGCTGGCCTTGCGGCCGGCGTGGGCCAGCTGCACGCCGGGCACGCTGCCCTGCGCCGTGATGAAGGCGTTGATGCGCTGGAGCATGGGCACGTGCTCATCTTTCCAGATGCCGAGGTCTTCGGGGCTGATGCGGCCCTCGGGCGATACGGCGGTGGCTTCCTGAATAATGAGGCTGGCTCCGCCCACGGCACGGCTGCCCAGGTGCACGAGGTGCCAGTCGTTGGCCAGGCCGTCTTCGGCGCTGTATTGGCACATGGGCGATACCACAATGCGGTTTTTTAGGACAACGCCGCGCAGGGCGAGGGGTTCAAATAGCTTAACCATGGAATAAATACTAGAGGAGATGCGAAGCTGGGTAAACCGGATTTGGGGCGTTTGGGTTATGGTGGTACTTTGATGGAGAAACCCAGCACGACGATTCCATTTGCTTTTCCCAAATCCGGCCTTACCTTGCAGCTGTAAACGCCTTAACCATGTTCCAGACGCGCTACTTTTTTGGCTATTATACCTTCTACGCCACCGCGTAGAACGAGCCGCCGTTTGTAGCTAACTCCCACAAACTTCTCCAGCGCCGCTCGTTCTTCGGGAGGTGCTTTTTTAATGCCCGGTTTTTCGATGACCACCCTGCACCACGTCTTTTTTACCTATTGCTATTACTTCTTCTATCTGAAGAAGCCGGCCCTTTGTTGCCAGTGTTAACCACCACACTGCCTGCCAACAAACTCAGGGCCATCGCACAGCGAAGGCCCTTTTTTATTGCTCAATAGTCTCACGTATCATGCTCCAGCACGTTTCCATCCAGGGTTTTCAGGGAAGCTTCCACGAAGTGGCGGCCCGGCAGTATTTCGGCGCGCAGCCGGCGCTGTTGCCGTGCGCCACCTTCGGCGCGGTGGTGGCGCACGTCGTTAGCGGCACCGCCGATGCTGGTCTTATGGCCATGGAAAACTCGTTGGCCGGCAGCATTCTGCCCAACTACCTGCTGCTGGAGCGCCACGCCGTGCGCGTGACCGGCGAGGTGTACCTGCCCATTCATCAGCACCTGCTGGCGCTGCCCGGCACCACGCTGGCCGACGTGCGGGCCGTGCACTCGCACCCCATGGCCCTGCGCCAGTGCGGCGAGTTCCTGGACCAATACCCGCGCTGGAAGCTGGTGGAAACCGACGATACCGGCCACAGCGCCCAGCTTCTGGCCGAGCAGCGCACGCTGGGCGTAGCCGTGGTGGCCGGCGCCCAGGCCGCCGAGCAGTTCGGCCTGCAAATCCTGGCCCCCGCCATCCACGACGACCCGCACAACTACACCCGTTTCCTGGTGCTGGAGCGGGCGGCGACGGTGCAGTCCGACCCGCTGGCCGATAAAGCCTCGCTCTATTTCTGTGCGCCGCACGCGCCCGGCAGCCTGGCCGCCGTGCTGGCCCGCGTGGCCGCGCAGGGCCTGAATTTGAGCAAGCTGCAATCGTGCCCCCGGCCCGGGCATGCTCGTACCCCGGTAGGGGCCTGGCACTACGGCTTCCATGCCGATGTGGAGTTTGAAGAAATGAGCCAACTGACAGCTCTGCTGCAGGATTTAGCCCCCGTGACGGAGGAGCTACGGGTGCTGGGAGCCTACCGGCGCGGCAGCATGGCCGAGGCAATGGGCGACGACACTCCCCTTCTTACCAAGGAGGGGATGCCGGCGCAAAGCGCCGGCTGGGGTGGTTAGGGCGTTGAACGACACCCGAACGATTGATTATGCGATAATTTCCAACGAAGCCAACGCCCCCAACCACCCCCGTTTTCGCTACGCGAAAACATCCCCTCCTTAGTAAGGAGGGGAGTTTACCCAAACTGCTTCAACCGTTACACATGAACATCCCCATTGCCAGCCGCTTAGCCCACACCGGCGAATACTACTTCTCACGCAAGCTCCGCGAGCTGGCCGCGCTCAATGCGGCCGGGGCCAACATCATCAGCCTGGGTATTGGCAGTCCCGATTTGCCACCGCATCCCAGCGTGATTGCGGCGCTGGCTGCTTCGGCCGCGCAGCCCACCGCGCACGGCTACCAGGGCTACCAGGGCACGCCGGCCCTGCGCGGGGCGATGGCCGAATTCTACCAGCGGCATTACGGCGTGGCGCTCGACCCAACTGCTGAAATCCTGCCGCTGCTGGGCTCGAAAGAGGGCCTGATGCACATCGGGATGACGTTTCTGGAAGCGGGTGATGCCGTGCTCATCCCCAACCCCGGCTACCCGACTTACCGCGCCGTGGCCGAAATATGCGGGGCCGAGGTGCGCGAGTACGACCTGACCGAGGCCGCCGGCTGGCTGCCCGATTTAGATGCGCTGGCCGCTACCGACCTCTCGCGGGTGAAGCTCATGCTGGTGAACT
This region includes:
- a CDS encoding prephenate dehydratase produces the protein MLQHVSIQGFQGSFHEVAARQYFGAQPALLPCATFGAVVAHVVSGTADAGLMAMENSLAGSILPNYLLLERHAVRVTGEVYLPIHQHLLALPGTTLADVRAVHSHPMALRQCGEFLDQYPRWKLVETDDTGHSAQLLAEQRTLGVAVVAGAQAAEQFGLQILAPAIHDDPHNYTRFLVLERAATVQSDPLADKASLYFCAPHAPGSLAAVLARVAAQGLNLSKLQSCPRPGHARTPVGAWHYGFHADVEFEEMSQLTALLQDLAPVTEELRVLGAYRRGSMAEAMGDDTPLLTKEGMPAQSAGWGG
- a CDS encoding NADH:flavin oxidoreductase/NADH oxidase, which encodes MVKLFEPLALRGVVLKNRIVVSPMCQYSAEDGLANDWHLVHLGSRAVGGASLIIQEATAVSPEGRISPEDLGIWKDEHVPMLQRINAFITAQGSVPGVQLAHAGRKASTYRPWSGEGVVPESDGGWPVVGPSDTAFNDNYPVPTALDAAGIQKVIADFRAAAQRALTAGFKVIELHAAHGYLLHEFLSPLSNQRTDAYGGTFENRVRLLLEVVAATREVWPEDLPLIVRLSVTDWTEGGWNADESVQLSALLKTRGVDLIDCSTGGNVPKAPIPVGPGYQVQFAERIKEETGMLTGAVGLITTPAEAEAIVASGQADLVLLAREFLREPYFPLFAAQDLGAEVVWPAQYERAKPRVASAAGQR